The Streptomyces bacillaris sequence AAGGCATTCGACAACACTCATCACGTAGTTGCTTCTGGCATATGCCACAGGCTGTACGGGAGGGGCGATGCTCCGAACGGGCGTACGGGTAAGGGGGGTTGGCCTGTCCCCGTGGCATAGGCACCCGCACGCGATTTCCGGTCGAGACGCCCGACCGGAAATCGCGTGCGGGTGGCGGGGCGGCCCGGCAGGATGCCCCGCATGCCTGAACTGCCGAGTGTTCCCCTGCCCCCGCACTCCGTTCTCGACGCCTTCGGCCTGCGGGGCGTTCCCGAGCCGCTGACGGGTGGTCAGGGGCGCAGCGTGCGCGTCGGCGGGGCCGTCCTGAAGCCCGCGGAGGGGGTGGAGGGGGAGTCGGAGTGGGCCGCGTCCGTGCTGGAGCGGCTGCCCCGGGGTGCCGGGTTCCGGGTACCCCGGCCCCTGCGGTCGGCCGACGGCGACGCCGTGGTCGACGGCTGGACCGCCGCCGAGTTCCTGGACGGCCGGACCGGCCCCCAGCGGCAGTGGTCGGGGGTCCTCGCGGCGGGCCGCGCTCTCCATGCCGCCCTGCGGGAGGAGCACCGCCCCGAATTCCTGGACCGCCGGACGCACCCCTGGGCGGTGGCCGACCGGGTCGCCTGGGGTGAGCGGGAGGCCGACGTCGTCGCGGAGCTGGCCGAGCCGTTCGCGCTGCTGCTCTCCCGGCGGCGGCCCGTGGAGGCGGTGGCGCAGCTCGTCCACGGCGATCTGGCCGGCAATGTGCTCTTCGCGCCCGGCCGGGACCCCGCCGTCATCGACTTCACCCCCTACTGGCGCCCGCCCCTCTACGCCGAGGCCGTGGTGATCGTGGACGGCCTGCTCTGGTACGACCTGCCGCCGGACCTCCTGGCCGTCGGTGCGGACGACCCCCGCTGGCGCCAGATGCTGATCCGGGCACTGATCTTCCGCCTCGTCGCGCTGAGCGGGCTCGCCGGACCGTCCTGGCGCGCCGGGGAGAAGGAGGCCACCCGCTTCCTGGCGGTGACGGAGGCCGTCGAGCGCGGCTGATCCGGCCCGGGAAGTGCCGGCCGACCCGGCCCGGGAATGCCGACGGGGTGAGGTGCGTTGTCCCAGCAGAATGAAAACGAATCCCATCTCCGTTACGGGGGTGGCGCCGGGCTCCCTCCGGGCCTCGGCCGCCCGCCCCGCGGCGAGGAAGGAACGCATCGATGAAGCCCCGTATCCACCCCGTCTCCCGCCCCGTGGTCTTCCGTGACCGCGCCGCGGACGTCGCCTTCCTCACCCGCTCGACCGCCGACTCCGGTGAGCGCGTGACCTGGAAGGACGGCAACACCTACCCCGTCATCGACGTGGAGACCTCGTCGGCGAGCCACCCGTTCTACACCGGGAGCCGTCAGGTGCTCGACACGGCCGGCCGCGTGGAGCGGTTCCGCCGCCGTCACGGCACCGGCGATGCGCCGCGCGGCTGACCCGCCGCACCCTGAACCACCGGCGGAATCAGCATCAAGGGTTCCGTGCCATGAGTCACACGGGCGGGGGCCGGTTCCCGGGAACAGTCCAAGATGGTTTATCGTTCATCTATACGTGGGAGTGAGCGGGACGGCGCCCCCGGGCCTCACCGACAACCCCTGGGGAGAGCCGTAAGGCCGACACCCATCGGAGCCCTCCGCCGAGAGGCGACCGCCCGTCGCACCCACCCTCAAGCCGCCCCGGCTGGATTCCCCCGATCCGGCCGGGGCTTCCCCGTTTCCGGCCCCGCCCGCCACCCTCCGCGCCGCGCGCTTTCGA is a genomic window containing:
- a CDS encoding aminoglycoside phosphotransferase; protein product: MPELPSVPLPPHSVLDAFGLRGVPEPLTGGQGRSVRVGGAVLKPAEGVEGESEWAASVLERLPRGAGFRVPRPLRSADGDAVVDGWTAAEFLDGRTGPQRQWSGVLAAGRALHAALREEHRPEFLDRRTHPWAVADRVAWGEREADVVAELAEPFALLLSRRRPVEAVAQLVHGDLAGNVLFAPGRDPAVIDFTPYWRPPLYAEAVVIVDGLLWYDLPPDLLAVGADDPRWRQMLIRALIFRLVALSGLAGPSWRAGEKEATRFLAVTEAVERG
- a CDS encoding type B 50S ribosomal protein L31 → MKPRIHPVSRPVVFRDRAADVAFLTRSTADSGERVTWKDGNTYPVIDVETSSASHPFYTGSRQVLDTAGRVERFRRRHGTGDAPRG